Genomic segment of Candidatus Izemoplasmatales bacterium:
GGTCGCCTTCGACGCCGCCGAATATCGCGTCGCATCGAATCGGGACGCGCGGTCTCCGCGCGGCCGGGTCGACCTCTATCCGCGGGGGATCCCGGAGGTCGGTCGATACGCGGGTCCCGCGGACTTCGCGGCGCTGTTGCCGCCCCTTCCGGATCCGTTCACGGTCAAGGACCTCGGGAAGGCGCTTCGGATGAGCGTGACCGACGCCGGCAGGACCGCCCTCTTCCTTCGGGAGGCGGGGATCGCCGAACTGGTCGGCAGGCAGGGCAGGGCATTTTTATACCGTATCGTCGCCGTCACTTTGTGACGGTGACTTTTTTCAATCCGCGGGGGGCGTCGGGATTCTGCCGCCGCGCGGCCGACAGCCGGCAGGCGAACAGTTGCACCGCCGCCGCGAGCGCGAAGGGCGCGACCGTCTCCGGAGCCCTTGGAAGCAGGACGCGGTCGTCGAGGCAAAATCCGGGATCGTCGGTGAAGACCAGGACGCGGGCGCCGAGCGCACGCAGATCGCGAAGCATCGCGTCAGCGTCCGGCATCGTGACGCCGGAAGGCGCGAGCAGGATGAAGACGGCGTCCTTTTCGGCGAGCGCGAAGGGACCGTGGCGGAAGTCGGGAAGCGAGTAGGAATGGGCGAGCACATAGCACGACTCCTGGAGCTTGAGGGCGAGTTCGTGGGCGATCGCGAGATGGTAGCCGCGCGCCAGGACGAAACAGGACCGCATGTCCGCGAGGCCTTGCGCGAAGGCGTCGATCGGGGCGGTCTGCGCGAGCGTCCGGGCAAAGAGGGCGGGGGCCGTCGCGAGCTCCTCCTCGAGGACGTGATCGTCCGCGAGGATCGCGGTCAGGATTCCGAGCGCAAGCAGTTCGGCGGTGAAGGTCTTGGTCGCGGCGACGCTTTCCTCGACGCCGACGGCGAGGTCGACCGCATATCCCGCGGCGCGGGCGACGGGCGATCCAGGAACGTTCGTGAGCGCGATCGTGACGGCGCCCTGGCGGGTCGCGGCGGACAGGACGGCGGCGACATCCTCCGCCTGACCGGACTGGCTCGCGCCGACGACGAGTTTGTCGGCGAAGTCGGGTTCGCGGCCGTAGAGGGTCGTCGCCGACGGGGCGGCGAAGGCGACGGGAAGTCCGGCGCGGGTCTCGATCAGGTACTTGAAGTAGACGCCGGCGTTGTCGGAGGATCCGCGTCCGGCGAAGACGACGGCGCGGACGCCGCGGCGGCGAACCTCGGCGGCGGCGGGGGCGAGGGCGGCGCGGTACGCCGCGAAGGCGCGTCTCAGCCTGTCCGGGGTTTCCTCGATTTCCAGTTCCATGCGGGTTTTCATCGGAGTCCACCTCGGGCGCATCTGCATATCTTTATTGTATCTTCAAGGGCGCCGGAAATCAACAACACCGGCGCGACGAACCGCCGTCGACCGTCGATTTTCGCATCCTCGGACGGCGAAACGTGGTACAATGGTGTCAAAATGCGGATCGCCGCGGCGATCCTTTCCGGGAGGCTTCCATGTTCTCGACCCTGCATCTTCTCATCCTCGCCATCTGTGCCGTCATGATCGTCGCCGTCGTCGTCTATTCCGTGAAGAAGCGCGTACCCGTCCGGTCGATGCTCACGTTCATGGTCGGCGTCACGATCTACGGCGAACTGATGAAGGTGTTCTCCCGGATCGACGTCGCCGGCGGCGCAGCGCTTCTCTCCGTCGAATTCTTGCCTCTCCATCTCTGCTCGATCCAGATCTTCGCGATCTGGTATCTGCGCTTCTTCAACAAATCCGCCGAACGCGAGAAGACGCTTCTCGCCTTCATGTACCCGACGATGCTCGTGGGCGGCCTCGCCGCCCTCCTGATCGCGACCGTCAATCCGATCTCCTTCGCCAATCCCGAGATCTTCGAGTACTTCGTCTATCACGCGATGGTCGTCGCCTTCGGCCTCTACATCGCGCTTTCGAAGCAGGTCGATTTCACCTGGCGCCGGCTTGGCAAGACGATGGTCCTGCTTCTGATCCTGTTCTTCTTCTCGATCTACACGAACTCGATGTTCTCCACCGGCGGCGTCGCCACGAACTTTTTCTATTCCGCCCAGCCGCCGATGCCGGGCCTGCCCTATCTGAACTTCTCCTTTTTCGGACGGACCCTCGCAGACGAGAAGCTCGGCTGGATCTGGTATCTCGCGAAGATGTGCTTCCTCGGACTCGTCGCGATGCTCGCCTGCTACGCGCCGTTTCTGATTCGTCGAGGAACGACGAGACGGACGAACGCCTGAACCTCCTTGAAGATGATAAAAAAACGTCGGACGCATCCGACGTTTTTTTCGTCATTGGGAGTCGCTTGCGAGCGGCGGTTCGACCTTGTCCCGCCGGAGCATGAACCAAAGCGGCACGAGGGTGAGGACGCAGACGATCGCGGCGGCGAGGAAGATCGCCGGTGTCGGGAGGTCCTTGACGACGCCGAACTCGACGAAGGTCTCGCCGTTCCCGCGGATCACGCTCGAACCGATGAACGGCCCGACGATCATCGGGATCAGAACGAAGAAGATCATGCGAATTCCCTGAAACCGCCCGGCCTTCCCGAGCGGGGTGCGGTCGCGCATCTTCGCGTTCAGGACGCCGGTGAAGACGAGGTTTCCCGACATCATCACGAACCCGGCGATCCCGACGAAGAGCGGGTCGCGGGCGATCCAGAGCAGGACGAGACCGACCGCCATGACCGAAAGCGAAGGAAGGAAGTAGCGGTTGATCGTCGCGGCCGACACCTTCCGCGTGACGAGGATGCCCGCGATCGAGGCCGCCAGAATCACCGCGCCGAGGAGGATCGCATAGGCCTCGACGTCGAGATATTCGACGATGTAGATGATGAAGTAGGGCATGTAGACCTGGCCGGCGGTCGTGAAGACCGCGAGCGTCAGAAGGATCAGGTAGAGGGTCGGATTGGCCTTCACCGTCGACGGCAGGAAGCCGTGCGCGACGGTGCGCCAGTAGTGGCCTTCCGACGGTTTCGCCCGGTCTTCCCTGATCAGGAAGAAGCCGGCCACGCCGCCGGCGGAGACGAGACCGCCGAGGACGAGGAAGAACGTCGACCAGTCGCCGGACGCGGCGAAGCCGTCGAATCCGCCGAAGATCAGGAGGAGGGCCGTGAGCGGCAGGATCGCGAGGATCCCGTCGACCTTCCCGCGGACGTCGGGGGTCGTGACGTCGGTGACCCAGGCGTTGAAGGCGCCGTCGTTCGCGGTCGACCCGAAGAAGGTCATCACGCAGTCCATCGCGATCACGACCGCAGCCGCGATCAGGGTCGCGTCGCCGTTCGGGAAGAGTTCCGCGGCGGCGTCGGTCGAGATGAAGGCGAAGGCCATCGTCGACAGACCCCAGAGGACGTAGCCGAAGGAGATGAAGGCCTTGCGACGGCCGACGCGGTCGGAGAGCGCGCCCATCACGATCGTCGTGAGGGTCGCGGTCGCGGCGCTCGCCGCCACCATCCAGGCGATGTGGCGCGCGTCGCCGGAGATCGTGTCGTACAGGAACTTGTTGAAATACATGTTCTCGATGACCCATGCGATCTGACCGAACAGGCCGAACAGCAGAAGGGTCGACCAGATGCGGACGCCGAGCTTGTTCTTCTTCATCGTGATTCCTCCAGGGTTGCGAAATGGGTGTAGCGCAGGGGCGAAAGACCGTAGGGATGGAGCGACAGGGGTTCGCGGGTACCGTCAGGGGCGACGCCGGCGACCGTCAGGACGGCGTCGGAGTCGTGGAACCCCGTGCCCGCGGTCGCCTCGAACGAGACCACGACGGCCTCGCCGCCTCGGGTTGAAAGCGAGTGGCGGATGCGCGAAGCGGGCACGAAGGCGCGATCGTGGAAGGGCGGCGTCCCGCCGAGTCGGACCTCGCGGGCCTCGAGGCGTTCGCAGAAGAGGAGCGGTCCGCGGAAGACGCTTCGGGTCCCGTCGGGATTCGTGAGGGTCCGGACGGCGAAGTCGAAGCGGACGGAAAACGCGTCGCCGGTCTTCATGCCGTCCGAGAGCGCGAGGACTTCTCCTTCGAAGGGGGTCCCGTCGACGGTCGCGGCGGCGCCGAACGGGCGTCTGAGACGAAGTGAAAGAGGCATCCCCGAAACCGTTTCGACGCGGATCCGGACAACGTCCTCGAACGGGTAGCCGGACTCGACGACAACCGTCGCCGAACCGGTCGGCGCGACGAGTCGGTAGGTGCCTGCCAGAATCAGGAACAGCGTCGCCCCGGCCTCGTCGAGCAGCATCGCGGTCGCCGCCGCCTTGGGGAACCCCTGATGCATGTTGGCGGCGCAGCAGCCGTAGTTCGGGGCGACGCCGAAGATCGTCGAGCGCGGCCCGGAATCGTAGAAGCGGCGCCGTTTCACGGTCGCCTCGGGCTGATCCGTCTGCTGCAGGTACTGGTGTGCGCAGAGGTCTTCCGTGAGGGTCGCCGGAAGCGTGTTCCAGAGAAGCCGCTCGAGCCGGTCGGCGACCGTGACGTCGCTCGTGAGCGCAAGCGTTTCGCCGAGCGAATGCATCAGTTCGACGACCGCGCACAGCTCGATCCCGCGGTCGGGACCG
This window contains:
- a CDS encoding SIS domain-containing protein; the protein is MKTRMELEIEETPDRLRRAFAAYRAALAPAAAEVRRRGVRAVVFAGRGSSDNAGVYFKYLIETRAGLPVAFAAPSATTLYGREPDFADKLVVGASQSGQAEDVAAVLSAATRQGAVTIALTNVPGSPVARAAGYAVDLAVGVEESVAATKTFTAELLALGILTAILADDHVLEEELATAPALFARTLAQTAPIDAFAQGLADMRSCFVLARGYHLAIAHELALKLQESCYVLAHSYSLPDFRHGPFALAEKDAVFILLAPSGVTMPDADAMLRDLRALGARVLVFTDDPGFCLDDRVLLPRAPETVAPFALAAAVQLFACRLSAARRQNPDAPRGLKKVTVTK
- a CDS encoding MFS transporter; this encodes MKKNKLGVRIWSTLLLFGLFGQIAWVIENMYFNKFLYDTISGDARHIAWMVAASAATATLTTIVMGALSDRVGRRKAFISFGYVLWGLSTMAFAFISTDAAAELFPNGDATLIAAAVVIAMDCVMTFFGSTANDGAFNAWVTDVTTPDVRGKVDGILAILPLTALLLIFGGFDGFAASGDWSTFFLVLGGLVSAGGVAGFFLIREDRAKPSEGHYWRTVAHGFLPSTVKANPTLYLILLTLAVFTTAGQVYMPYFIIYIVEYLDVEAYAILLGAVILAASIAGILVTRKVSAATINRYFLPSLSVMAVGLVLLWIARDPLFVGIAGFVMMSGNLVFTGVLNAKMRDRTPLGKAGRFQGIRMIFFVLIPMIVGPFIGSSVIRGNGETFVEFGVVKDLPTPAIFLAAAIVCVLTLVPLWFMLRRDKVEPPLASDSQ
- a CDS encoding beta-L-arabinofuranosidase domain-containing protein, whose protein sequence is MFDSRYRRLPLTAIDPAGMIGDLLLKQAAGLTGHLSDVFPDVGPDSAWLGGSGESWERGPYYLDGLVPLAFLTRDPSLSAKMEEWIGAILGSQRPDGFFGPAVNDDWWPRFVALKAVVQYAEATDSARARRFLVRFCDHMVDHIESRPPAFWGYARGLEAFPAILFVAKATGDPRHLELLRTLSRLTYPWAAFFRSFPYPEPTGRYLNRTLFLAVRPILALLDGIAKRHPRPDRRSAAAIRRDNAKKGNVLYLTTHGVNLAMAVKYPVYESFLAGEPSAEPALSALDAIATRHGTAAGAFSSDEHLDGPGPDRGIELCAVVELMHSLGETLALTSDVTVADRLERLLWNTLPATLTEDLCAHQYLQQTDQPEATVKRRRFYDSGPRSTIFGVAPNYGCCAANMHQGFPKAAATAMLLDEAGATLFLILAGTYRLVAPTGSATVVVESGYPFEDVVRIRVETVSGMPLSLRLRRPFGAAATVDGTPFEGEVLALSDGMKTGDAFSVRFDFAVRTLTNPDGTRSVFRGPLLFCERLEAREVRLGGTPPFHDRAFVPASRIRHSLSTRGGEAVVVSFEATAGTGFHDSDAVLTVAGVAPDGTREPLSLHPYGLSPLRYTHFATLEESR